A genomic stretch from Triticum urartu cultivar G1812 unplaced genomic scaffold, Tu2.1 TuUngrouped_contig_9843, whole genome shotgun sequence includes:
- the LOC125532411 gene encoding CTL-like protein DDB_G0274487, translating to SILLSFAGRKAGRAWPRAMVTVILWSAFGVTLAVGSLLMCFSMPATVGLGVALVVFSIGTGLYACWVTRRVGFTARVFEKAVQPVDKFRGLNGPAYLMVAAGFVWISVWCVAVIGAVNFRFPGLTILALVVSLAWTAEVMRNVANLTASRVIALYYLRGMQSSVQFSFQRALSYNLGSACLGSLFVPTIEALRILARGLNLLEGEDEFMFSCAHCCLNVMNAVFEFGNSWAFVHIAAYGRGFVQASRSTWRQFEGQPGMPALADADITSSVCFLTGVTSGALCVALAGSWTFVTHRHYTATVSLMAFYVGYLMTRIGMALPQACVGCYYVCYAENPRSRLFEDSPIGERLNKMKEDGEDAVGVAPTPRFPHQHVSAA from the exons AGCATCCTACTGTCCTTCGCTGGCCGTAAGGCGGGGCGCGCGTGGCCGCGCGCCATGGTGACCGTCATCCTCTGGTCGGCCTTCGGCGTCACGCTCGCCGTCGGCTCCCTGCTCATGTGCTTCTCCATGCCGGCCACTGTGGGGCTCGGTGTGGCCTTGGTGGTCTTCTCCATCGGCACCGGGCTGTACGCGTGCTGGGTGACCCGTCGCGTCGGGTTCACGGCGCGGGTGTTCGAGAAGGCGGTGCAGCCCGTGGACAAGTTCCGGGGGCTCAACGGCCCGGCGTAcctcatggtggccgccgggttCGTGTGGATCTCCGTGTGGTGCGTGGCGGTCATCGGCGCCGTCAACTTCCGGTTCCCTGGCCTCACCATCCTGGCGCTGGTGGTGAGCCTGGCGTGGACCGCCGAGGTGATGCGCAACGTGGCGAACCTGACGGCCAGCCGGGTGATCGCGCTCTACTACCTCCGCGGCATGCAGTCCAGCGTGCAGTTCAGCTTCCAGCGCGCGCTGTCGTACAACCTCGGCAGCGCCTGCCTCGGCTCGCTCTTCGTGCCCACCATCGAGGCGCTCCGCATCCTCGCCCGCGGGCTCAACCTGCTGGAGGGCGAGGACGAGTTCATGTTCTCCTGCGCGCACTGCTGCCTCAACGTCATGAACGCCGTCTTCGAGTTCGGCAACAGCTGGGCATTCGTCCAT ATCGCGGCATACGGGAGGGGGTTCGTGCAGGCGTCTCGGAGCACGTGGAGGCAGTTCGAGGGGCAGCCGGGGATGCCGGCGCTGGCGGACGCGGACATCACGAGCTCGGTGTGCTTCCTGACGGGGGTGACGAGCGGCGCCCTGTGCGTGGCGCTGGCGGGGTCATGGACGTTCGTGACGCACAGGCACTACACGGCCACGGTGTCGCTCATGGCGTTCTACGTGGGGTACCTGATGACCCGGATCGGCATGGCGCTGCCGCAGGCGTGCGTGGGCTGCTACTACGTGTGCTACGCCGAGAACCCCCGCTCCCGGCTCTTCGAGGACAGCCCCATAGGGGAGCGGCTGAACAAGATGAAGGAGGACGGGGAGGACGCGGTCGGGGTCGCGCCCACCCCGCGGTTCCCGCACCAGCACGTCAGCGCCGCCTGA